A region of the Gouania willdenowi chromosome 1, fGouWil2.1, whole genome shotgun sequence genome:
CACTAAAGATAAGCCAGAGACCCCACCAAGGAATACAGAAATTCCAACATTTTCAAAACGGCAACAAGGGTGTCAGTCAAGTGTGGCGATAGTGTCTGATGGGAGTAACTATGCAGTAGTTGATAATGGAGAGTCTCACTCAGTACCGGTAGTGGACAGAATGCTTTCTCAGAGAAGACGTACAGAACACTCTCAGAGGAGCAATGTCGCTCAGACAACGGATTGTAGCTCCATTCGCCAATTATATGAACAAACGTACTCTGAGAAAAGAGACATTTATTCAGAAAGTCCCAAAGGGCCTTTTTCCTCTGAGCCCCTTTGGAGTCACTCAGTCGTCTCACGCAACATCGAGACGAGACAAAACCAATTTGGTTTGCACAATAAAGCAAGAGAGGACAAGAGGTATTTcacaggttgtcattttgaaaacaaaatgcagTCTCTTCAGGAAAGCCTCTCAATAAAAACCCAAAGTGCTCACAAAGATCCGAGGactgtatttattcagtctGGGGCAAAGGATTACAACTGCCACTCAAAAGACTTTGATCCGAAAACGGAGGCTTCCCTGTGTGCGCTCAGATTATGTCGACTTAAGGCGTGTTTAGCAGAACCACAGACAGAGCCAACCTCTAACCCGACCTCCATGAAGAGCACTGCTTTACCAGCCAGGAACCATTCAAAACCTGACCTTCAGTTAAAAGAGAGTCACTCCAAACAGGAGAAGTCTCttgaacagaagaaaaaactgaAAGGGGTGAATGTGACTGACACAGCAGTGTATCAAACTGAGCACTCAGTAAAACCTGACCACCACAGGGTGCCAATAGATCTACCAGGACATCTCTCAGAGAACCTTACACACAGAGTCCCTCATGGTCAGTTTGCCACAAGCGGTCCAAAGCAGCTTTGGGATCCGACATCCCAGCAGGCACCATGTAGTCACCAAAGAGCAGAGACGACAACACATCTGCtcaatgatgtcatcaacagagTGAATATAAGTGAGGATCCTCACTACGTCACCATGTACTGCCCAGGCTCAGTGTATGTGGGTGAGTACGAACAGAGATTACTGTAGCAACACTTCAGTAGTGTAACCTCACAACAGCCTGAATCAGCTCACGTTGCCTAATACTATGTATACAACCCAATGCTTGGTAAAATAGTCACTGATAAGAAAGGCCTACATCAGAcgagcaactggtggcccaggggccacatgcagtcTTGAgataattttgtgcagccctgTGAGTAAAAGCctcaaatgactccaaaaacacacaaaatcacagaaaaatatgcaaaacagcaaaatacagaGATTTGATACTTGtataaaattacaccaaaaatacatgggatgacttcacaaacacacaaaattacaacaaaaacacacctaattagaacattttttacaagatgactccaaaaacacacaaaatgacacaatacgacataaaaaaaaacacaaaacgaatataaaatcacacaagacaacaacagaaatactgtATACGAAATTAtccaaaaaaatagaaacaataacaaaaacacaattagagaaaacaattacaaaatgacaccaaaaatataaaaaactactccaaaataacataaaacgacaagaaaaacagaggaaattactcaaaaaaaaaccaaaaaaaatacacacaatttgagaaaaatatacaaaacttgtATTAATGCACAGATAAGTCACtattctaaattctgacacGAGAGTTGACAAGATGGCCCTTGaatcagataaatacattttcgtGGTGTCCGCAGTGGTAGAAGTTATCCATCTCTGGTCTACATTGAAGATCAATAATCAAGTACCAGgaacttgtttattttgagaTAAAGGAGTCATTATGACATTGATGTAGAGGGTCTACCAGGGTTACAGCTAACGTGTGATCAAAGAGGATGACGCTGACATTGATGACCTCGCTCTTTATCAACAGAATAAGCAAGCTGAACAGAACACTATGGCTACACTGGTTTCACTGGTGACTTGTGAATGACAGCATGTGACATATTTGCCATGTGTTGTACATTTTTCATCATAGCTCTTTGAAATACACTGTTGCTAAGCGTTTGAATTCAAAACTCAACCTTATAAattcaatataaaatacaatgacATCACAGTAACTTACAAATGCTTATTTTTCATCAGATGAGCCTgcctttatttatgtttttacatCTCATGCgtttatcaatgtctttctgcATACAAATATTTAGTCTGAAAACATAacgtgatttaaaaatgtatcctTCTCCACTTTGTATGCCTACAACAGTTTCTGCTTGAGGGCTAAAGCCTCAACAATTGTTCCTGACTCAAAGATAATGCCagaggctgttttttttttctttataatgaGGACTTTGGGTTTCTCCACGGCCTACGCATGCCTCTGCATCAGAAACATAATGAACTAGGCCATGTTCACATTAAAGAGCAGCAAAGATTATAAAACATCAGGCGCGCTATAAAGAACCCGTACAGATGACCCAGCTGCTCAGACTACAGGTGTCCAAAAGaaaagatgtttttgtttttattcttttttttttccaacaggcTTCCATTTTACAATGTAACCCATTGTGCTATTTGTGGGGGAGTATCTGATATATGTGTACAATAATTCCTTCATACGCTTTACAGACTCTTTCATCCTCAAAGATTTTGAAATGGatgaaaggaagaagaaaagatgCAAATACttaatttattcagttttgcaCAAAGTGGAATAACTTCGGTTTAAGTTTATCAGTGATGTTTACCCCATAAATGTATTATAGagatttaattttgattttggtTACTGTGTATTTTGTGAAGTCAGGACTGAAGATTTAGatcatcttttctttttgtgtgacaTCGTGCAGAGTTTCTGGAGCGATGTTCAGAATTGGTTTCAATCTAAAGCGATTGAAGTTAATATGTTTACTGTATCCAATGTGAAATCTGGCTTTTTTTGTTAATGATAAGATGATTGATTTTGGTGtgaataatattgttttgtcAGGAAAATACTATATTCATGAATGTTGTTTCTTTAAATCCAAGACTAACTTTACCCATGAATGAACAATCTTACATTTTCTGCCGAAATCCCTCTAGACTTGTTTAATTTATGGAAAAACTGAATATTTTCCAATAGCCCAATCTGTTGTTTGATATTTTATATattcgttttattttatttgtttatttatttttgtctatggCTTTGTCTTTCAGCTTTGTCTATAATCTGTATTAATGTGAAAGGTGCCTTTATGTTTATATCTGTACTCTGTGTATttgtactaaaaaaaaactgtttgctGCAAACACATGGAGAAGATGCAAAGTgccaaaaaatgcacacagaAATGTCTCTGCAGGGTTTTACTGTACAAGTCAAATTTAGAGCTTTCCTACTGTGAGGCAGATGTGCTAGTAACAACTATACCAGTGCAGCACCTCACTCACTGGGCATGTCTGTCTGTTGATCTAATGCCCTGGTAATAAAATCAAAGGTTTTGAACCAACAACTCCCTCCTTTGGTCACCCCCTGTATGAAAGTTGAGCATCTCTACCTTGATGCATTTAACTGAATCTCAGACTcagttcatcaaaaaaaaaaaaaaaaaaaaaaaaaagtcaaatttgtGTTATGCTTCACTGCGCATGTGCACTGCATCTCCCCACTCCCGGTGCTCCGGTTGCCATAGTAACGGAGAAGGGGGGCTCGCGGCCACAGGGAAAGAGAGCAGCGGTACCCGGGCCATCACATGACCGCCCTCTTTTCTTTAGTCCTCATTTCGGGTACTCGGTGGTTGTTCCTGGCCCTCTGCAGCAGTGAGGAAAGCTCGTTTATCCGGTGGACGCATTTGAACCCGTGAATCGGTAAGCGAGGCTTTACCGAACCCATTGTTAGCAGGCTGTGGCTAGCAGCTAGCTACAGCATGACTGTAGACAATAGGGACGGTAGGCTGGGATGGAGCCAACCTGCTGTGTTGTATAATAATACATGATAGATGTATAATTGATCCTATGTAGTGCATTGGCTTTAATGAAACACCAGTAAATAATGTGAttcgttttttttcttcagtattTAGCTTTAACAGTGAATGTGCATAGACTGTACACAGCTCTATAGACTGTACACATAGACTGTACACACCTCCATGATGCTGTGGTGCTGTGAGCCGATGGGACAGCCACTGGCTCCCTGACTCTTGTGATCTGCATCCTGCACTAACAGCAGAGCAGCATGCTGCCCCATGTGTGTACTGTACACCCTGCAGGGCTTTGTTTAGCCCAGTCCTGGCTCAACAGACCCATGCTTGTTACTATTGCCATATGCCAACACCGTTTGCTCAACCAAAAATCTCGCTTTGTCATTTGCACACtttaatgcagtgtttctcaaatgggggtacaggtacacaatggcacttcagggggtacttgagaaagagtggaaaattaaaaaaaataataaaagcattacaaatatggggttttaaaatgtatatttttagttaaaatgattatcataataatgatgatgatgatggaaatgatcttgattatcaatcaatcaatcaatctttatttgtatagcgccaaatcataaccaatggtatctcaaggcactttacagtagagcagtcttaaggacggactcttcattttatggatacacacatatgcatatatacgtatatacacatacatatgtatcccacacccaacatgaattcatcaccCAACATGAACCGAAAATACAATCAgacttggtcccacaccaggtgaaagatgaccagaaatgttaaaaactgttgaaataaatctattcaggaagtgCTAAATCATTCATTCCACCTATTTGCAACGTTTGATTCTTTGGAATGATTGTtaacactcattaattccattaGGCTttatagttattgttttttttaaaaaaaaatagtattctgtgcaaaatgtagtgggggtacttggaatcataaataagagaaagggggtactttagccaaaaaaagttcgagaaccactgctctaatagATGCCGAACACATAGAGGTACTCTCAGGTGTGTGTTCAAATGTAACACTTACACCACAAGTCTGATACAAAGGCAAgttcaattttgttttttgtttttttctcagatATAAATAGTTTCTTATTTGATCCAGTGAATGAATATGGACATCAGTGGAAAAGGCAAAATGTGTTATTATACTTAAAAGCATCCAAGAAAAGCCATAGTTTCCCCTACCAATACAGATCATAACAACATCCTGCTATCCCTTTAAAATCACACTGACTTTCAGACTTTTATCTCATTTCCTTTTTCAGTTGCCCACCCTTTTTGGGAATTCAGGCTTCCTTGAGCCACCTCCCTGTCGGGTCTTTTGGGTCCCAGGCATGAGCTGCTTCTACACGCACATCTGTTTTGGCGTGTCTGGGGCTTTGGGATAGCTTTCATTGGTTCACAACTTAGAATCATTTGCTTCCATTAAGCAGTTGGATGTATTCTCTAGGGGTGCttcgatccgatattgatatcggacattggtccgatatcagccagaaaacgaatatatctttgatatatattatattatatttattcaattgtagaatactgtagatattatgttgaaggttaaaatgtatgtaaccaattggttaataataaatgtgtcagtttttctcatacctactgttgctgactattgttctctgtttgagtaacatcatcatttctaacattccacactacaaaataagtaataaaagtatgtatgattcgtgctgatattgaatcggatcgatatcggtatcggctctggatgtaacgattcactcaacttccGATACATttgattcatgatactgggttcacgatacgattctctctggatttattttgcaaaatatgtagacaaatgatgactgaaaaatattccttttttgggggggaaagaAACTTGAAAatattgtactattttcctttcatttttcattgtcaaaagaatcccttgataaacttttcaaaacaatgcaatttaactcaaaataaatcttgaatgaaataaataaaggaataatacaaatgaagaagaagcctattaatttaaattctggttctatagtaaacaatgcaaaactgcacaatagttatttttctttttaaaagtgcaactgaaaatgtattttgtgccttaacaattggactttaaaaaagaaacagtcaTTGCGCTGCATTtgcatcagatatttgtttggaccagccgAGAGcattggtaacccagtggttggttggcatgcagatattcttgcagtgaagaagagatgctatgctagcagacagagctaatagaaaaacgtgacttttacagatattcacttaatactacagatattttttcggtgctGAAGGGGTAAGGAACATGTTATgaacatttatgaacatgtttaagaatagaaggcggccagaaagagagtagtatcagattccgcccaccgcctggacttctggacaagagaatgataaatatatagcgccctctgctgttgaagaaaaagtactgcgattcaattttcaattttccCCAGTATCGGCCAATGCTTAAGGCTGCAacattggtatcgtatcggaagtgaaaaagttgtaacgAGACATCCCTACTATTCTCTTGTCCATCTTTTTACTGTCTTCCCTAACTTTTTTATCCTGAACCAAATTCTTTGTGAGCCAATCCAAATGTTGGCAGCAATGCCTTAATATTAGTTAATATATATTAGATCCAGAGTGTTTAATGTTATTTCTCTACTTAGCACAGATCTGTTATCTAATGTGCACATTTATACCTTTTCGTACACCAAACCTTCATGTTGGTGGATCCATCTGATTTGTTCTTTTACTAATAATCAGACTATATTtccttttcatttgaaaaattcaATTTATTCCTCTTTGTTTTCTATAGATACATCTATTATTCCTGGTATAGACTCAGAATCAAGCAAACCAAATGTAGCTGTTTGTAAAGCTGTTATTACTTCCTCTATTTGGAGCAGCAGACAAAAGGCTTTATATTCTTTTCTGGCCTAGTCTCTGGTTatctttgcattttatttctgtGTCCCTCCTCTCTTGCAGACATGTCAGACGTAGTCCCTCCAGAGGTTAGACCTAAACCAGCTGTTCCTGCCAAACCTCCAAATGTGGGGGCTCCATCCCCTTCAAGCTCTTTCCCACCCCAGATCCCAGGTCTCGGAGTCGGCAGTGGTCCCGCTCCTCCCAGTGCCATTCCAGTTCCTATTGGAAGTCATGGGCCGAGCCACGGTGCCAGCCATGTTCTGGGTCATGCTCCGGGTCACGCTGTGGGCCATGTACCACAGAGCGGAGGCCACGGTCATGGTGGATCCCACTCCTCCAGTGGCGGATCGACTCTGTTGGGGTACATTGGTATCGACACCATCATTGAGCAGATGAGGAAGAAGACCATGAAGACTGGGTTTGAATTCAACATCATGGTTGTTGGTCAGTTACGTTCGACTTCACCTCACATATACATTAATGCGTTTGTCTCCAGCCATATTTACTAGTGATTCCTCTCACAGGTCATAGCGGCCTCGGAAAGTCCACTTTGGTGAACACTCTTTTCAAGTCTCAAGTGAGCAGGAAGAGTGCGGGATGGGCTCGTGATGAGAAGATTCCAAAAACTGTGGAGATCAAGTCAGTGTCTCATGGTAAGTGGACACATTTATTAGGATTTCATTAGACAGTCCAAAGTCCAAATAAATGATCATAAGGAATGATTCTTGGAAAATCCTCACATTGTCGCTGGTTCATTAGTGTTCTCAGAGTTTTGATAGCTGCgctacagtatatctatatctGATAATTTCACATAAACAGCGTTATTATACTTGGTTGACTGCAGAGTTAAGTCAAAAGTACTTTGATTTTCACCAAAGACAGACCTCATGTCATGGAATATTCCAtttaattttggaggggatctgtaCCAATGTTCTGATTCTAAATCAGTTTCAATTATCGAAAAATTAAACTCTCTCAGTATTGGTGAGTTTTCAAAAATTGATATCTCGGTTGGTAATTGACCGCTCTTTATGATATTTGATATTTGTCTGGTTGgaccccactgagtttcatctggatcggattggattcaagattcaaagtgtttattattatgtgcacagtaaagaaacatgtttccctgtacaatgaaattcttacTTTACTGTCTACACTTGAtgtcacaaagaaaaacaaacacatttgaaacaaagaacaaaacaaagcaaagtataatagcaataattgaaaatgaaatataaagtgTATTGTGCAGTGGGAGAATGAATGGAGCTGAAGGTGA
Encoded here:
- the septin3 gene encoding neuronal-specific septin-3 isoform X1; translation: MSVFGSACRQTKENPKVTFSPLHSLSSPVIKKKVIHIPSFDEKGLVYEKNNINLQAADCSSKIYNPNLWSKSYLDSRRNQEERTLTPPWTNPKLLSRKSPAAKPSLLNVPSLEPNCSPILKSKPKESPPPLVSMQSDSSLLLQKQKLRVSSTLIVPLSRPGPSPTILNEKIKPVNQGGNQDRHIKSILISDTIPVSSSEEQKLIPEQDSTHPEMRQFHPKMKLESKHSTYPEFVGMPALSQNPFTKNKPGTSKMQVTTKDKPETPPRNTEIPTFSKRQQGCQSSVAIVSDGSNYAVVDNGESHSVPVVDRMLSQRRRTEHSQRSNVAQTTDCSSIRQLYEQTYSEKRDIYSESPKGPFSSEPLWSHSVVSRNIETRQNQFGLHNKAREDKRYFTGCHFENKMQSLQESLSIKTQSAHKDPRTVFIQSGAKDYNCHSKDFDPKTEASLCALRLCRLKACLAEPQTEPTSNPTSMKSTALPARNHSKPDLQLKESHSKQEKSLEQKKKLKGVNVTDTAVYQTEHSVKPDHHRVPIDLPGHLSENLTHRVPHGQFATSGPKQLWDPTSQQAPCSHQRAETTTHLLNDVINRVNISEDPHYVTMYCPGSVYVDMSDVVPPEVRPKPAVPAKPPNVGAPSPSSSFPPQIPGLGVGSGPAPPSAIPVPIGSHGPSHGASHVLGHAPGHAVGHVPQSGGHGHGGSHSSSGGSTLLGYIGIDTIIEQMRKKTMKTGFEFNIMVVGHSGLGKSTLVNTLFKSQVSRKSAGWARDEKIPKTVEIKSVSHVIEEGGVKMKLTVVDTPGFGDQINNDNCWEPISKYINEQFEKFLKEEVNITRKKRIPDTRVHCCIYFISPTGHTLRQLDMEFMKRLSHSVNIIPVIAKADTMTIEERQEFKQRVRKELEMSGIEFYPQKEFDDDMEDKSDNDKIRETMPFAVVGSDKEYQVNNKRVLGRKTAWGIVEVENPNHCEFAQLRDFLIRSHLQDLKEVTHNIHYETYRAKRLNDNGGLHPISTNGTHDSNL